In Triticum aestivum cultivar Chinese Spring chromosome 5B, IWGSC CS RefSeq v2.1, whole genome shotgun sequence, the following proteins share a genomic window:
- the LOC123110453 gene encoding uncharacterized protein isoform X2 produces MAISQPWPVEDVRETFFSYFVENQHVQLSSTPVIPVVDTKVPLIHTCLNRFKGTLNGRGSHRTCFSLRCITVGGDDDEVIDHFKNDTTYHRFTEVLGSWSFGDYFKEEAIRLLFSLLNKKYKLPQSRIYASYFSGDTSLGLSSDNESKNTLQKYLAEERIMPAMSKADFWMTGETGPCGPCIGFFFDCSDSKDGVGSVINIKDGKFIEISRLVFVEFNMQAGGVLKPLQAKHVLKPLQAKHVLTGINLESLAAILQNKESHYELDVYDDIFFSMSCCTGRGIRDYSGEVGAADTDGVDTAYRLLADHIRMIAVTNAPGSQLGFGNEGREYFLYRADKQAVQYGHEVLKTNQEKYDVIIHGILISEADLCPELEGYRKVDEIIEDELMIYKKTMAELREQQVPFDMGGKKKKKKGVTSVVWYATRLIEFFGRRTRIILKNKNTRCSLVALCNALLLGEKITLNIDIEKVSEGHLIYLVQSYLLYGNTQMQLEQNLELSEFNKQVLGVLPKLPGSLYFDVTFASSCGFEQTSETAIFGFLGVPLHHGWLVDPQDAELGSSIRKSSYYQLSYILAVYESIRSSTNSGPQKHGGCKDDDKFDSTLVFSLTRSEELGSISCAMISTFLHGPQLTSYGFSSLHDDLKARQPTVLIWNETLITISKVGDQIYVLLNDLSLLSTETGAVWERLTEDSDGLFVDCNFVPTDSEIQSILPLTRMERRKRNREEKRPLKDLLVPEEKEVDKREDGEGDTNEDEKDYEKTETGEKYDGNIVEKPDISGIRGNLNIRPIVFLGRPTHVIHQINDGPCALIAVCNLLLLQGSIFFEPHETVVSMEYLLNFVFSLLEDSEKMKAHCSAIQRNIWDAALTLATGFDVDVVFTRTDGFTETREWFLLNCLNLNLRHGWIAAGDLLRGPETSFESLTLAANEPGFPNAEAIKKFLTGPQLTPIGLLSLQEELTENVPCILYWNKHYNTTVKVNGKLCSLVTDSNYLRTSAVWQTLEVRGNGSYLDSNFTPIYAQLDAAPSFLPETSTSQASTSFMKQDLEGITSRGDGLYLDRSFTHSGPNAALSGDDLHGSHFVQKIRTRRSLPSPRIVPESSEVPLSDFVRIPGNEFSELRTLFADGTSLDVADTRKIGRVLGLDLLEDIVFNHNAGFSWDGKFDPTTIMVIDGVRAEIRAPYCDKFCEEAKLNDFFSYITGVIELFRIEGIGLPAFFAKLTQTLSNPPRRPQVCTQRQLEGFKRRLHGYWDIVLTTLALRSSLARAGLYSGIHRIHRFAPEAVNHALRAVLRSRFLPKDWRQPIVAETGHPVLKKVLRYIPDTLDGSNENARANEGWRRKFGWYKPRLLDSLCIFPRQVNEHAKSKELELEKQQGVENEPMNSLSELDLLTSHYLQDDLPIILEVLLRSDHLMTDELWKWLEEVLEVYSRPEVLGRGTWGLRRCVFGGGWNLGRRAYCRRGRARGFGHRGHGRARGFGHR; encoded by the exons ATGGCGATAAGTCAGCCCTGGCCGGTGGAGGATGTTCGTGAGACGTTTTTCTCCTATTTCGTGGAAAATCAGCATGTGCAGTTGTCATCAACCCCGGTTATCCCCGTAGTTGATACCAAGGTGCCTCTTATTCATACATGTTTGAACCGGTTCAAGGGGACCCTTAATGGCAGAGGGAGTCATCGCACCTGCTTTTCGCTGAGATGCATTACTGTGGGTGGTGATGACGATGAAGTGATTGATCACTTCAAAAACGACACTACTTACCATAGATTCACAGAAGTCCTTGGAAGTTGGTCTTTTGGGGACTACTTTAAGGAGGAAGCCATCAGGTTATTATTCAGTCTTCTCAACAAG AAATACAAGTTACCTCAGTCCAGAATATATGCTTCATACTTTAGTGGTGATACGTCCCTTGGTTTGAGTTCAGACAATGAGTCAAAAAATACATTGCAGAAATACCTAGCGGAAGAAAGAATCATGCCTGCCATGTCTAAG GCTGATTTTTGGATGACTGGTGAAACTGGTCCCTGTGGGCCATGCATTGGATTTTTCTTCGATTGTTCGGATAGCAAAGATGGTGTTGGTTCCGTAATCAACATAAAGGATGGCAAATTTATTGAGATAAGCCGTCTTGTTTTTGTTGAG TTCAATATGCAAGCAGGTGGCGTCTTGAAGCCTTTGCAAGCTAAGCATGTCTTGAAGCCTTTGCAAGCTAAGCATGTCTTAACAGGGATTAATCTTGAAAGTTTAGCTGCCATTCTTCAAAATAAAGAAAGCCACTATGAATTAGATGTCTACGATGACATATTTTTCAGCATGAGCTGT TGTACTGGTCGAGGAATCCGGGACTACTCTGGTGAAGTTGGTGCTGCTGACACAGATGGAGTTGATACGGCATACCGCCTCCTTGCAGATCACATAAGAATGATTGCTGTTACTAATGCTCCTGGTTCTCAGCTTG GGTTTGGAAATGAAGGTCGCGAGTATTTCCTATATCGTGCCGATAAACAGGCTGTGCAATATGGCCACGAAGTACTTAAGACAAATCAAGAGAAATACGATGT TATTATTCATGGCATTCTTATATCTGAAGCTGATTTATGTCCTGAGCTTGAAGGGTACAGAAAAGTGGATGAAATAATCGAAGATGAATTGATGATCTATAAAAAAACCATGGCGGAG TTACGAGAACAGCAAGTGCCATTTGATATGGgagggaagaagaaaaagaagaaaggtgTCACTTCTGTTGTGTGGTATGCGACAAGGCTTATTGAATTTTTTGGCCGGCGCACACGCATTATTCTCAAGAATAAGAATACACGCTGCTCCTTAGTAGCACTAT GCAACGCTCTCCTGCTTGGAGAGAAGATAACTCTCAATATAGATATCGAGAAGGTGTCAGAGGGCCATCTCATCTATCTTGTACAAAGTTATCTTTTGTATGGCAATACACAAATGCAG TTGGAACAGAACTTGGAACTATCAGAGTTCAATAAACAAGTTCTTGGTGTATTGCCGAAGCTTCCGGGCAGTTTATACTTTGATGTGACATTTGCCAG CTCTTGTGGCTTTGAGCAGACCTCAGAAACCGCAATATTTGGTTTTCTTGGTGTCCCTCTACACCATGGCTGGTTGGTAGATCCCCAG GATGCTGAATTGGGCTCCTCAATACGTAAAAGTTCCTACTACCAACTTTCGTATATTCTTGCTGTGTACGAATCGATTCGATCCAGCACAAATTCAGGGCCTCAAAAGCATGGTGGATGTAAAGATGATGACAAGTTTGATTCGACACTTGTGTTCTCTTTAACCAGATCAGAAGAACTTGGTTCTATTTCTT GTGCAATGATCTCAACTTTTTTGCATGGCCCTCAGCTAACCTCGTATGG ATTTTCTTCCTTACATGATGACTTAAAAGCGAGACAGCCCACTGTCCTGATTTGGAATGAAACATTAATTACAATATCTAAG GTAGGAGACCAAATATATGTGTTGCTGAACGATTTGTCCTTGTTAAGTACTGAAACCGGTGCGGTATGGGAAAGGTTAACAGAG GATAGTGATGGATTGTTTGTTGATTGTAACTTCGTGCCAACAGATTCAGAGATTCAATCTATACTG CCACTAACGAGAATGGAAAGAAGGAAGAGGAATAGAGAAGAGAAGAGGCCTCTGAAGGATCTCTTAGTACCTGAGGAGAAAGAGGTGGATAAGAGGGAAGACGGAGAGGGGGATACGAACGAGGACGAGAAAGATTATGAGAAGACAGAGACCGGGGAGAAATATGATGGGAATATCGTGGAGAAACCAGATATATCT GGCATTCGTGGCAACTTGAATATAAGGCCTATTGTTTTTTTGGGACGGCCAACCCATGTTATCCATCAGATAAATGATGGCCCGTGTGCCCTTATTGCAGTCT GTAATCTTCTACTGCTCCAGGGGAGCATCTTTTTTGAACCACATGAAACTGTGGTGTCAATGGAATATCTACTTAACTTTGTCTTTTCTTTACTTGAAGATAGTGAGAAAATGAAG GCCCATTGTTCTGCAATACAACGAAACATATGGGATGCGGCGCTGACACTGGCCACAGGGTTTGATGTGGACGTTGTCTTTACCAG AACGGATGGATTTACGGAGACACGAGAGTGGTTCCTTCTCAATTGCTTAAATCTAAATCTTCGACATGGTTGGATTGCTGCTGGG GATTTGTTGCGCGGACCAGAAACATCATTTGAAAGTCTTACGCTGGCGGCTAATGAACCTGGTTTTCCAAATG CGGAGGCGATCAAGAAGTTTCTAACGGGACCTCAACTTACTCCCATTGG CTTGCTTTCCTTACAAGAAGAGCTTACTGAAAATGTTCCATGCATTCTGTACTGGAACAAACATTACAATACTACAGTTAAG GTCAATGGAAAATTATGTTCTTTAGTCACTGATTCAAATTATTTAAGAACAAGTGCAGTTTGGCAGACGCTTGAG GTCCGCGGTAACGGATCATATTTGGACAGCAACTTCACACCAATTTATgcgcagcttgatgcagctccttcG TTTCTTCCTGAAACAAGTACCTCCCAAGCATCTACCTCATTCATGAAGCAAGATTTGGAAGGGATTACATCACGTGGTGACGGATTATATTTGGATCGTAGCTTTACACATTCGGGACCCAATGCAGCTCTTTCG GGAGATGATCTTCATGGCTCTCATTTTGTTCAGAAAATACGGACTCGAAGATCTCTGCCCAGTCCTCGAATTGTTCCTGAATCATCGGAAGTACCACTTAGTGATTTTGTTCGGATACCTGGTAATGAGTTCTCTGAATTAAGAACTCTATTTGCTGATGGTACTTCATTGGATGTTGCTGATACGAGAAAGATTGGAAGAGTTCTCGGACTTGATTTACTTGAAGATATTGTTTTTAATCATAATGCGGGGTTCAGTTGGGATGGGAAGTTTGACCCGACGACTATAATGGTCATTGATGGAGTCCGTGCGGAAATTCGCGCACCGTATTGTGACAAGTTCTGTGAAGAGGCGAAATTAAATGACTTCTTCAGTTACATTACTGGGGTTATTGAGCTATTTAGAATAGAAGGGATTGGTCTGCCAGCCTTTTTTGCCAAGTTGACCCAGACGCTGTCAAACCCTCCTCGCAGACCTCAAGTGTGTACCCAACGTCAACTGGAGGGCTTCAAACGTCGACTTCATGGCTATTGGGATATTGTATTGACTACCCTGGCGCTGAGGTCCTCATTGGCTAGAGCAGGATTATATTCTGGAATTCATAGAATACACCGCTTCGCGCCAGAGGCAGTTAATCATGCGCTGAGAGCTGTATTGCGAAGTCGTTTTTTACCAAAAGATTGGAGACAACCAATTGTTGCAGAAACAGGTCATCCAGTCCTCAAAAAGGTTTTACGGTATATCCCTGATACGTTAGATGGAAGCAATGAGAATGCCAGGGCGAATGAAGGTTGGCGTAGGAAGTTTGGGTGGTATAAACCCAGGTTGCTTGATAGCTTGTGTATTTTTCCAAGACAAGTAAACGAACATGCAAAGTCTAAG GAGCTAGAACTGGAAAAGCAACAAGGAGTGGAGAATGAACCTATGAACAGTCTTTCCGAATTGGATCTTCTGACGTCTCAttatctccaagacgatcttccaaTTATATTGGAAGTATTGCTACGCTCTGATCATCTTATGACAGATGAATTGTGGAAATG GTTGGAAGAGGTCCTGGAGGTTTACTCCCGACCAGAAGTCCTTGGTCGTGGAACCTGGGGCCTCCGCCGCTGTGTTTTTGGTGGAGGCTGGAACCTGGGCCGCCGTGCCTATTGCCGCCGTGGTCGTGCCCGTGGTTTCGGACACCGTGGTCACGGTCGTGCCCGTGGTTTCGGACACCGGTGA
- the LOC123110453 gene encoding uncharacterized protein isoform X1 yields the protein MAISQPWPVEDVRETFFSYFVENQHVQLSSTPVIPVVDTKVPLIHTCLNRFKGTLNGRGSHRTCFSLRCITVGGDDDEVIDHFKNDTTYHRFTEVLGSWSFGDYFKEEAIRLLFSLLNKKYKLPQSRIYASYFSGDTSLGLSSDNESKNTLQKYLAEERIMPAMSKADFWMTGETGPCGPCIGFFFDCSDSKDGVGSVINIKDGKFIEISRLVFVEFNMQAGGVLKPLQAKHVLKPLQAKHVLTGINLESLAAILQNKESHYELDVYDDIFFSMSCCTGRGIRDYSGEVGAADTDGVDTAYRLLADHIRMIAVTNAPGSQLGFGNEGREYFLYRADKQAVQYGHEVLKTNQEKYDVIIHGILISEADLCPELEGYRKVDEIIEDELMIYKKTMAELREQQVPFDMGGKKKKKKGVTSVVWYATRLIEFFGRRTRIILKNKNTRCSLVALCNALLLGEKITLNIDIEKVSEGHLIYLVQSYLLYGNTQMQLEQNLELSEFNKQVLGVLPKLPGSLYFDVTFASSCGFEQTSETAIFGFLGVPLHHGWLVDPQDAELGSSIRKSSYYQLSYILAVYESIRSSTNSGPQKHGGCKDDDKFDSTLVFSLTRSEELGSISCAMISTFLHGPQLTSYGFSSLHDDLKARQPTVLIWNETLITISKVGDQIYVLLNDLSLLSTETGAVWERLTEDSDGLFVDCNFVPTDSEIQSILPLTRMERRKRNREEKRPLKDLLVPEEKEVDKREDGEGDTNEDEKDYEKTETGEKYDGNIVEKPDISGIRGNLNIRPIVFLGRPTHVIHQINDGPCALIAVCNLLLLQGSIFFEPHETVVSMEYLLNFVFSLLEDSEKMKAHCSAIQRNIWDAALTLATGFDVDVVFTRTDGFTETREWFLLNCLNLNLRHGWIAAGDLLRGPETSFESLTLAANEPGFPNAEAIKKFLTGPQLTPIGLLSLQEELTENVPCILYWNKHYNTTVKVNGKLCSLVTDSNYLRTSAVWQTLEVRGNGSYLDSNFTPIYAQLDAAPSFLPETSTSQASTSFMKQDLEGITSRGDGLYLDRSFTHSGPNAALSGDDLHGSHFVQKIRTRRSLPSPRIVPESSEVPLSDFVRIPGNEFSELRTLFADGTSLDVADTRKIGRVLGLDLLEDIVFNHNAGFSWDGKFDPTTIMVIDGVRAEIRAPYCDKFCEEAKLNDFFSYITGVIELFRIEGIGLPAFFAKLTQTLSNPPRRPQVCTQRQLEGFKRRLHGYWDIVLTTLALRSSLARAGLYSGIHRIHRFAPEAVNHALRAVLRSRFLPKDWRQPIVAETGHPVLKKVLRYIPDTLDGSNENARANEGWRRKFGWYKPRLLDSLCIFPRQVNEHAKSKEELELEKQQGVENEPMNSLSELDLLTSHYLQDDLPIILEVLLRSDHLMTDELWKWLEEVLEVYSRPEVLGRGTWGLRRCVFGGGWNLGRRAYCRRGRARGFGHRGHGRARGFGHR from the exons ATGGCGATAAGTCAGCCCTGGCCGGTGGAGGATGTTCGTGAGACGTTTTTCTCCTATTTCGTGGAAAATCAGCATGTGCAGTTGTCATCAACCCCGGTTATCCCCGTAGTTGATACCAAGGTGCCTCTTATTCATACATGTTTGAACCGGTTCAAGGGGACCCTTAATGGCAGAGGGAGTCATCGCACCTGCTTTTCGCTGAGATGCATTACTGTGGGTGGTGATGACGATGAAGTGATTGATCACTTCAAAAACGACACTACTTACCATAGATTCACAGAAGTCCTTGGAAGTTGGTCTTTTGGGGACTACTTTAAGGAGGAAGCCATCAGGTTATTATTCAGTCTTCTCAACAAG AAATACAAGTTACCTCAGTCCAGAATATATGCTTCATACTTTAGTGGTGATACGTCCCTTGGTTTGAGTTCAGACAATGAGTCAAAAAATACATTGCAGAAATACCTAGCGGAAGAAAGAATCATGCCTGCCATGTCTAAG GCTGATTTTTGGATGACTGGTGAAACTGGTCCCTGTGGGCCATGCATTGGATTTTTCTTCGATTGTTCGGATAGCAAAGATGGTGTTGGTTCCGTAATCAACATAAAGGATGGCAAATTTATTGAGATAAGCCGTCTTGTTTTTGTTGAG TTCAATATGCAAGCAGGTGGCGTCTTGAAGCCTTTGCAAGCTAAGCATGTCTTGAAGCCTTTGCAAGCTAAGCATGTCTTAACAGGGATTAATCTTGAAAGTTTAGCTGCCATTCTTCAAAATAAAGAAAGCCACTATGAATTAGATGTCTACGATGACATATTTTTCAGCATGAGCTGT TGTACTGGTCGAGGAATCCGGGACTACTCTGGTGAAGTTGGTGCTGCTGACACAGATGGAGTTGATACGGCATACCGCCTCCTTGCAGATCACATAAGAATGATTGCTGTTACTAATGCTCCTGGTTCTCAGCTTG GGTTTGGAAATGAAGGTCGCGAGTATTTCCTATATCGTGCCGATAAACAGGCTGTGCAATATGGCCACGAAGTACTTAAGACAAATCAAGAGAAATACGATGT TATTATTCATGGCATTCTTATATCTGAAGCTGATTTATGTCCTGAGCTTGAAGGGTACAGAAAAGTGGATGAAATAATCGAAGATGAATTGATGATCTATAAAAAAACCATGGCGGAG TTACGAGAACAGCAAGTGCCATTTGATATGGgagggaagaagaaaaagaagaaaggtgTCACTTCTGTTGTGTGGTATGCGACAAGGCTTATTGAATTTTTTGGCCGGCGCACACGCATTATTCTCAAGAATAAGAATACACGCTGCTCCTTAGTAGCACTAT GCAACGCTCTCCTGCTTGGAGAGAAGATAACTCTCAATATAGATATCGAGAAGGTGTCAGAGGGCCATCTCATCTATCTTGTACAAAGTTATCTTTTGTATGGCAATACACAAATGCAG TTGGAACAGAACTTGGAACTATCAGAGTTCAATAAACAAGTTCTTGGTGTATTGCCGAAGCTTCCGGGCAGTTTATACTTTGATGTGACATTTGCCAG CTCTTGTGGCTTTGAGCAGACCTCAGAAACCGCAATATTTGGTTTTCTTGGTGTCCCTCTACACCATGGCTGGTTGGTAGATCCCCAG GATGCTGAATTGGGCTCCTCAATACGTAAAAGTTCCTACTACCAACTTTCGTATATTCTTGCTGTGTACGAATCGATTCGATCCAGCACAAATTCAGGGCCTCAAAAGCATGGTGGATGTAAAGATGATGACAAGTTTGATTCGACACTTGTGTTCTCTTTAACCAGATCAGAAGAACTTGGTTCTATTTCTT GTGCAATGATCTCAACTTTTTTGCATGGCCCTCAGCTAACCTCGTATGG ATTTTCTTCCTTACATGATGACTTAAAAGCGAGACAGCCCACTGTCCTGATTTGGAATGAAACATTAATTACAATATCTAAG GTAGGAGACCAAATATATGTGTTGCTGAACGATTTGTCCTTGTTAAGTACTGAAACCGGTGCGGTATGGGAAAGGTTAACAGAG GATAGTGATGGATTGTTTGTTGATTGTAACTTCGTGCCAACAGATTCAGAGATTCAATCTATACTG CCACTAACGAGAATGGAAAGAAGGAAGAGGAATAGAGAAGAGAAGAGGCCTCTGAAGGATCTCTTAGTACCTGAGGAGAAAGAGGTGGATAAGAGGGAAGACGGAGAGGGGGATACGAACGAGGACGAGAAAGATTATGAGAAGACAGAGACCGGGGAGAAATATGATGGGAATATCGTGGAGAAACCAGATATATCT GGCATTCGTGGCAACTTGAATATAAGGCCTATTGTTTTTTTGGGACGGCCAACCCATGTTATCCATCAGATAAATGATGGCCCGTGTGCCCTTATTGCAGTCT GTAATCTTCTACTGCTCCAGGGGAGCATCTTTTTTGAACCACATGAAACTGTGGTGTCAATGGAATATCTACTTAACTTTGTCTTTTCTTTACTTGAAGATAGTGAGAAAATGAAG GCCCATTGTTCTGCAATACAACGAAACATATGGGATGCGGCGCTGACACTGGCCACAGGGTTTGATGTGGACGTTGTCTTTACCAG AACGGATGGATTTACGGAGACACGAGAGTGGTTCCTTCTCAATTGCTTAAATCTAAATCTTCGACATGGTTGGATTGCTGCTGGG GATTTGTTGCGCGGACCAGAAACATCATTTGAAAGTCTTACGCTGGCGGCTAATGAACCTGGTTTTCCAAATG CGGAGGCGATCAAGAAGTTTCTAACGGGACCTCAACTTACTCCCATTGG CTTGCTTTCCTTACAAGAAGAGCTTACTGAAAATGTTCCATGCATTCTGTACTGGAACAAACATTACAATACTACAGTTAAG GTCAATGGAAAATTATGTTCTTTAGTCACTGATTCAAATTATTTAAGAACAAGTGCAGTTTGGCAGACGCTTGAG GTCCGCGGTAACGGATCATATTTGGACAGCAACTTCACACCAATTTATgcgcagcttgatgcagctccttcG TTTCTTCCTGAAACAAGTACCTCCCAAGCATCTACCTCATTCATGAAGCAAGATTTGGAAGGGATTACATCACGTGGTGACGGATTATATTTGGATCGTAGCTTTACACATTCGGGACCCAATGCAGCTCTTTCG GGAGATGATCTTCATGGCTCTCATTTTGTTCAGAAAATACGGACTCGAAGATCTCTGCCCAGTCCTCGAATTGTTCCTGAATCATCGGAAGTACCACTTAGTGATTTTGTTCGGATACCTGGTAATGAGTTCTCTGAATTAAGAACTCTATTTGCTGATGGTACTTCATTGGATGTTGCTGATACGAGAAAGATTGGAAGAGTTCTCGGACTTGATTTACTTGAAGATATTGTTTTTAATCATAATGCGGGGTTCAGTTGGGATGGGAAGTTTGACCCGACGACTATAATGGTCATTGATGGAGTCCGTGCGGAAATTCGCGCACCGTATTGTGACAAGTTCTGTGAAGAGGCGAAATTAAATGACTTCTTCAGTTACATTACTGGGGTTATTGAGCTATTTAGAATAGAAGGGATTGGTCTGCCAGCCTTTTTTGCCAAGTTGACCCAGACGCTGTCAAACCCTCCTCGCAGACCTCAAGTGTGTACCCAACGTCAACTGGAGGGCTTCAAACGTCGACTTCATGGCTATTGGGATATTGTATTGACTACCCTGGCGCTGAGGTCCTCATTGGCTAGAGCAGGATTATATTCTGGAATTCATAGAATACACCGCTTCGCGCCAGAGGCAGTTAATCATGCGCTGAGAGCTGTATTGCGAAGTCGTTTTTTACCAAAAGATTGGAGACAACCAATTGTTGCAGAAACAGGTCATCCAGTCCTCAAAAAGGTTTTACGGTATATCCCTGATACGTTAGATGGAAGCAATGAGAATGCCAGGGCGAATGAAGGTTGGCGTAGGAAGTTTGGGTGGTATAAACCCAGGTTGCTTGATAGCTTGTGTATTTTTCCAAGACAAGTAAACGAACATGCAAAGTCTAAG GAGGAGCTAGAACTGGAAAAGCAACAAGGAGTGGAGAATGAACCTATGAACAGTCTTTCCGAATTGGATCTTCTGACGTCTCAttatctccaagacgatcttccaaTTATATTGGAAGTATTGCTACGCTCTGATCATCTTATGACAGATGAATTGTGGAAATG GTTGGAAGAGGTCCTGGAGGTTTACTCCCGACCAGAAGTCCTTGGTCGTGGAACCTGGGGCCTCCGCCGCTGTGTTTTTGGTGGAGGCTGGAACCTGGGCCGCCGTGCCTATTGCCGCCGTGGTCGTGCCCGTGGTTTCGGACACCGTGGTCACGGTCGTGCCCGTGGTTTCGGACACCGGTGA